In Saccharothrix syringae, the following are encoded in one genomic region:
- a CDS encoding SGNH/GDSL hydrolase family protein: MCAALPAALAVALTAPAAQAAAPVDYVALGDSYSSGTGAPPYNSGGCYRSSRGYAQLWADTHAVSSFKYAACGGATTDSMTDQFASLDAGTDLVTITIGGNDVGFASTMITCVTGSDSSCTGAVDAGVEKARTVLPAKLDATYATIRTRAPNATVVVLGYPRLVEPNGTCMNATKRAALNRGADDLHAVISARAAAAGVRYVDARTHFAGHGACGSSPWINQFSLLRLVESFHPNATGYRSGYLALLNGVTG; the protein is encoded by the coding sequence GTGTGTGCAGCGTTGCCCGCCGCCCTGGCGGTCGCGCTCACCGCTCCCGCCGCGCAGGCCGCGGCACCCGTGGACTACGTCGCCCTCGGCGACTCGTACTCCTCCGGCACCGGGGCACCGCCGTACAACAGCGGTGGCTGCTACCGCAGTTCGAGGGGGTACGCCCAGCTGTGGGCCGACACCCACGCCGTGTCCTCCTTCAAGTACGCCGCCTGCGGCGGCGCCACCACCGACAGCATGACCGACCAGTTCGCCTCGCTCGACGCGGGCACCGACCTGGTCACCATCACCATCGGCGGCAACGACGTCGGGTTCGCCAGTACGATGATCACCTGCGTCACCGGCAGCGACAGCAGTTGCACCGGGGCGGTCGACGCCGGCGTCGAGAAGGCCCGCACCGTCCTGCCCGCCAAGCTCGACGCCACCTACGCCACCATCCGCACCCGCGCGCCGAACGCGACCGTCGTGGTCCTCGGCTACCCGCGCCTGGTCGAGCCCAACGGCACCTGCATGAACGCCACCAAGCGCGCCGCCCTCAACCGCGGCGCCGACGACCTGCACGCGGTGATCTCCGCCCGCGCCGCGGCCGCCGGCGTCCGCTACGTCGACGCCCGGACCCACTTCGCGGGCCACGGCGCGTGCGGCTCGTCACCGTGGATCAACCAGTTCTCCCTGCTGCGGCTGGTGGAGTCCTTCCACCCCAACGCGACCGGCTACCGGTCGGGGTACCTGGCGCTGCTCAACGGGGTCACCGGGTGA
- a CDS encoding serine/threonine-protein kinase: protein MTACARAGCAGSIDETGYCDTCDLPPLSTGSSPAGSSSAGRSGAAPAGSGAAPAGAARSSSARPGAASPPAAASPPAAGPARRRGAGDDPFPLPDFDFPDPESLVLADPRVPDRARTCANERCADRTRLPAQESGHCLSCGTPFSFRPSLAPGDVVEQRYRVCGPIAHGGLGWVYLARDGRLNDRYCVLKGLIDASDAALTAFELWALTQLDHPNIVGVYNFVRHPDAHTGEVREYIVMEYVPGLPLSVVAAEAREGGSRFGEPLRTEHVITCGLQVLAALAHLHERDVLYCDLKPDNVMLRPADRSDPDTRIKLIDLGGARPAGDTTRPMVITRRYQVSVAEISARGLTVASDVHTAGETLHRLYRATADHTGRHVPAEEHRREQRRIAVGIASFELVCARARHPDPERRFAGAADMARQLRGVRREIASLRDGRPRPEPSEVFADSAVLLDAGLGAVPPLTRWTRGPAGVPPAELPLDVGTPTPLAVATGLPTPRPFPDDPAAGVLATATEDARRLLVQLAEAGLDTAEAAFARVRAGLAAGDPAAAAAGLARARGLAGPADWRLWWHEGLLRLAAADCAAARRHFADVRGALPGEIAPELALACCAEHLDDPGAAEPWHLAVWRRDRSVGSAVFGLVRAHLARGDRAGAVALLDEVPEVSRHHDAARVAAVRVLVGRLPDGARPSGADLDEAADRLTSLHLDGGEPTGESRTRLETLVHEARFGLLPPADAASRAGDGLRVLLEADYRALARQTSDRGRRSDLVDLANRHRPFTFR, encoded by the coding sequence ATGACCGCGTGTGCCAGAGCGGGGTGCGCCGGTTCGATCGACGAGACCGGGTACTGCGACACCTGCGACCTCCCGCCGCTGTCCACCGGGTCGTCGCCCGCCGGGTCGTCGTCTGCCGGGCGGTCCGGGGCTGCGCCCGCGGGTTCCGGTGCGGCACCGGCGGGAGCGGCGCGGTCCTCTTCGGCGCGGCCTGGGGCGGCGTCACCACCCGCCGCGGCATCACCACCCGCCGCGGGCCCGGCGCGGCGGCGGGGCGCGGGCGACGACCCCTTCCCGCTGCCCGACTTCGACTTCCCGGACCCGGAGAGCCTCGTGCTCGCCGACCCCCGCGTGCCGGACCGCGCGCGGACGTGCGCCAACGAGCGGTGCGCCGACCGGACGAGGCTCCCCGCCCAGGAGTCCGGCCACTGCCTGTCCTGCGGCACGCCGTTCTCCTTCCGGCCGAGCCTCGCGCCGGGTGACGTGGTCGAGCAGCGGTACCGGGTGTGCGGTCCGATCGCGCACGGCGGCCTGGGCTGGGTCTACCTGGCCAGGGACGGCCGGCTCAACGACCGCTACTGCGTCCTCAAGGGCCTGATCGACGCCTCCGACGCCGCGCTGACCGCGTTCGAGCTGTGGGCGCTCACCCAGCTGGACCACCCGAACATCGTCGGGGTCTACAACTTCGTCCGGCACCCGGACGCGCACACCGGCGAGGTGCGCGAGTACATCGTGATGGAGTACGTGCCGGGCCTGCCGCTCAGCGTGGTGGCCGCCGAGGCGCGGGAGGGCGGCAGCCGGTTCGGCGAACCGCTGCGGACCGAGCACGTGATCACCTGCGGGCTCCAGGTCCTGGCCGCGCTGGCGCACCTGCACGAGCGGGACGTGCTGTACTGCGACCTCAAGCCGGACAACGTGATGCTCCGGCCGGCCGACCGCAGCGATCCCGACACCCGGATCAAGCTGATCGACCTCGGCGGCGCGCGGCCCGCGGGCGACACCACCAGGCCCATGGTGATCACCCGGCGCTACCAGGTGTCGGTGGCGGAGATCTCCGCCCGCGGGCTGACCGTGGCCTCCGACGTCCACACCGCGGGGGAGACCCTGCACCGGCTGTACCGGGCGACCGCGGACCACACCGGTCGGCACGTGCCCGCCGAGGAGCACCGGCGCGAGCAGCGGCGGATCGCGGTGGGCATCGCGTCGTTCGAGCTGGTCTGCGCGCGGGCCAGGCACCCCGACCCCGAGCGCAGGTTCGCCGGGGCCGCGGACATGGCGCGGCAGCTGCGCGGGGTGCGCCGGGAGATCGCGTCCCTGCGCGACGGCCGGCCGCGGCCGGAGCCGTCGGAGGTGTTCGCGGACAGCGCCGTGCTGCTGGACGCCGGGCTGGGCGCGGTGCCGCCGCTGACCCGGTGGACCCGCGGGCCCGCGGGCGTCCCGCCGGCCGAACTGCCGCTCGACGTCGGGACGCCGACGCCCCTCGCGGTGGCGACCGGGCTGCCGACGCCCCGCCCGTTCCCCGACGACCCGGCCGCCGGCGTGCTCGCCACGGCCACCGAGGACGCGCGGCGGCTGCTCGTCCAGCTCGCGGAGGCGGGCCTGGACACCGCCGAGGCGGCGTTCGCCCGCGTCCGCGCCGGGCTGGCGGCAGGCGACCCCGCGGCCGCGGCGGCGGGGCTGGCCAGGGCCCGCGGGCTGGCCGGGCCCGCGGACTGGCGGCTGTGGTGGCACGAGGGCCTGCTGCGGCTCGCCGCGGCGGACTGCGCGGCCGCGCGGCGGCACTTCGCGGACGTGCGCGGCGCGCTGCCCGGCGAGATCGCGCCGGAGCTGGCGCTGGCCTGCTGCGCCGAGCACCTCGACGACCCGGGGGCGGCGGAGCCCTGGCACCTGGCGGTGTGGCGGCGGGACCGCTCGGTGGGCAGCGCCGTGTTCGGGCTGGTCCGGGCGCACCTGGCGCGGGGTGACCGGGCGGGCGCGGTCGCGCTGCTGGATGAGGTGCCCGAGGTCTCGCGGCACCACGACGCGGCCCGGGTCGCCGCGGTGCGGGTGCTCGTCGGCAGGCTGCCGGACGGCGCCCGCCCGAGCGGGGCGGACCTGGACGAGGCCGCCGACCGGCTGACCTCGCTCCACCTCGACGGCGGCGAGCCGACCGGGGAGTCGCGCACCCGCCTGGAGACCCTGGTGCACGAGGCCAGGTTCGGCCTGCTGCCGCCCGCCGACGCGGCGAGCCGGGCGGGGGACGGCCTGCGCGTGCTGCTGGAGGCCGACTACCGCGCGCTCGCGCGGCAGACCTCCGACCGGGGCAGGCGCTCCGACCTGGTGGACCTGGCCAACCGGCACCGCCCGTTCACCTTCCGCTGA
- a CDS encoding transporter substrate-binding domain-containing protein: MIRIAALVAALACLAACAAPAAPGGTPTASSTANPALPPGYDEHPQRTPPCSTTSADSPDPAAGPLGPDGRPDGPAVRRVRERGLRVGVSQTGQFRSKRDLVTGELFGLEIDLAKRIAAALGVPAGDEGLRLVSLPTGGRLYSLDTAANREARADTALADVPEVDLVIAGVSATPCRVEKYGLLFSEPYGQTHSGLLVRAGLTGVAGPDDLGGKKVCSGVSTTNSDEVIDERDRQLAQRKRPLVAVAVNDTGDCLMLLQRGFVDAVYSDVLVLHGYRYQDPGTVLLDYHGPVTTRMAIAASGEQEDLVRFVNAVLHDMRADGSLQRANEEWFAGLPEHHRLPLPDDPHQR; encoded by the coding sequence GTGATCAGGATCGCAGCCCTCGTCGCCGCACTCGCCTGCCTGGCCGCGTGCGCCGCCCCCGCCGCCCCGGGCGGCACCCCCACCGCGTCGAGCACGGCGAACCCCGCGCTGCCGCCGGGGTACGACGAGCACCCGCAGCGCACTCCCCCGTGCTCGACCACCTCGGCCGACAGCCCCGACCCCGCCGCCGGCCCGCTGGGCCCCGACGGGCGGCCCGACGGCCCCGCCGTCCGCCGCGTCCGCGAGCGGGGGCTGCGGGTCGGGGTGAGCCAGACCGGGCAGTTCCGCAGCAAGCGGGACCTGGTCACCGGCGAGCTGTTCGGCCTGGAGATCGACCTGGCCAAGCGGATCGCGGCCGCCCTGGGGGTGCCGGCGGGCGACGAGGGCCTGCGCCTGGTCAGCCTGCCCACCGGCGGGCGCCTGTACTCGCTCGACACCGCGGCGAACCGCGAGGCCAGGGCCGACACCGCGCTGGCCGACGTCCCCGAGGTCGACCTGGTGATCGCCGGGGTGAGCGCGACCCCCTGCCGGGTGGAGAAGTACGGCCTGCTGTTCTCCGAGCCCTACGGGCAGACCCACAGCGGCCTGCTCGTCCGCGCCGGCCTGACGGGGGTGGCCGGGCCGGACGACCTGGGTGGGAAGAAGGTGTGCTCGGGCGTGTCGACCACGAACAGCGACGAGGTGATCGACGAGCGGGACCGGCAGCTGGCGCAGCGGAAGCGGCCGCTCGTCGCGGTGGCGGTCAACGACACCGGCGACTGCCTGATGCTGCTGCAGCGGGGGTTCGTCGACGCCGTCTACTCCGACGTGCTGGTCCTGCACGGCTACCGGTACCAGGACCCGGGCACGGTGCTGCTGGACTACCACGGCCCGGTGACGACCCGGATGGCCATCGCGGCGAGCGGCGAGCAGGAGGACCTGGTCCGGTTCGTCAACGCCGTGCTCCACGACATGCGCGCGGACGGCAGCCTGCAACGGGCGAACGAGGAGTGGTTCGCGGGGCTGCCGGAGCACCACCGGCTGCCGCTGCCCGACGACCCGCACCAGCGCTGA
- a CDS encoding MDR family MFS transporter: MNRAPATRPPVDAALWRVAFVLVLGTFMATLDGTIVSVGVDALADRFDAPVTDVQWATTAYLLAVVAAVPASGWLADRFGGRRTWLVAVAGFLLASVLCALAWSLPSLVVFRVLQGLAGGLLPPTGQALLARVAGRERIGRLISVVGVVPLLSPVLGPPVGGALLSAADWPWLFYVNVPIGLAAIVLARRWVPVVPPAEGRVAFDVRGALLLSPGLAVLVFGLTGVGDARPVPLVAAAVLVGLGMLVGFVVHGLRTSRTPLIDPRLFARPPFGVAALALVVLGASVFGTMFLLPLYLQTGGGLTAWQAGLLLAPQGVGAAAGSVLVNRLIDTTAPRTLVLSGIGLVALGTAPLTQLGPALPDAAVAVALLVRGLGAAMIGAPVMNTVYRAVAPARLPRAAGALNLLNTVGGGIGTAVLAVVLRQRSAVRGPDVAAAFADTFWWVLALVLVAAAGATRLPRRPPVARPAHEKDSADA, from the coding sequence GTGAACCGCGCCCCCGCCACCCGACCGCCCGTGGACGCGGCGCTGTGGCGGGTCGCGTTCGTGCTCGTGCTCGGCACCTTCATGGCCACCCTGGACGGCACCATCGTCTCGGTCGGCGTGGACGCGCTGGCCGACCGGTTCGACGCGCCGGTCACCGACGTGCAGTGGGCCACCACCGCCTACCTGCTGGCCGTGGTCGCGGCGGTGCCCGCCTCGGGCTGGCTGGCGGACCGCTTCGGCGGACGCCGGACGTGGCTGGTCGCGGTGGCGGGGTTCCTGCTCGCCTCGGTGCTGTGCGCGCTGGCCTGGTCGCTGCCCAGCCTGGTGGTGTTCCGCGTGCTCCAGGGCCTGGCGGGCGGCCTGCTCCCGCCGACCGGGCAGGCCCTGCTGGCCCGGGTCGCCGGCCGGGAGCGGATCGGTCGGCTGATCAGCGTGGTGGGCGTGGTGCCGCTGCTCTCGCCGGTGCTCGGCCCGCCGGTCGGCGGCGCGCTGCTGAGCGCCGCGGACTGGCCGTGGCTGTTCTACGTCAACGTGCCGATCGGCCTGGCCGCGATCGTGCTGGCCCGGCGCTGGGTGCCCGTCGTACCGCCCGCCGAGGGGCGGGTGGCGTTCGACGTGCGCGGTGCCCTGCTGCTGTCGCCCGGCCTGGCCGTGCTGGTCTTCGGCCTGACCGGCGTCGGCGACGCCCGGCCGGTGCCGCTGGTGGCGGCGGCGGTGCTGGTGGGCCTGGGCATGCTGGTCGGCTTCGTGGTCCACGGGCTGCGCACCTCCCGCACCCCGCTGATCGACCCGCGCCTGTTCGCCCGGCCGCCGTTCGGGGTGGCGGCGCTCGCGCTGGTGGTGCTGGGCGCGTCCGTGTTCGGCACGATGTTCCTGCTGCCGCTGTACCTCCAGACCGGCGGCGGCCTGACCGCGTGGCAGGCGGGGCTGCTGCTCGCGCCGCAGGGCGTGGGCGCGGCGGCGGGCTCGGTGCTCGTCAACCGCCTGATCGACACCACCGCCCCGCGCACGCTGGTGCTGTCGGGCATCGGCCTGGTGGCCCTGGGCACGGCCCCGCTCACCCAGCTCGGCCCGGCGCTGCCGGACGCCGCGGTCGCGGTCGCGCTGCTGGTGCGCGGCCTCGGCGCGGCGATGATCGGCGCGCCGGTGATGAACACCGTCTACCGCGCCGTCGCCCCGGCGCGGCTGCCCCGCGCGGCCGGCGCCCTCAACCTGCTCAACACCGTCGGCGGCGGCATCGGCACCGCCGTGCTCGCGGTGGTCCTCCGGCAGCGGTCGGCGGTCCGCGGGCCCGACGTCGCCGCCGCGTTCGCCGACACCTTCTGGTGGGTGCTCGCCCTGGTCCTCGTCGCCGCCGCCGGCGCGACCAGGCTGCCCCGCCGCCCCCCGGTGGCCCGACCCGCACACGAGAAGGACTCCGCAGATGCCTGA
- a CDS encoding VWA domain-containing protein: METRDTVESVAHRTDFDLLVSQNPYLSPADREVHAALVVTARGRVAPGAEPEVAQVILVDCSGSMSKPDTKMRAARRATKAAVGALRDGALFAVVEGTERARQVFPERGLAVAGPRTRRAAADAVDRLAAAGGTDIGSWLALAGRLLRDHPTAVRHVILLTDGRNSRPAAELDAVLAEFGPEFTCDARGIGADWLPTELLRVAEALHGTADAVRAPADLVADFTAMTRAAMGKLVPELRVLVRTTAASRLDFLRQIHPSEADLRGEPVDERTTAFTTGSWGAESREYHLRLSVDPAALPRDGEVRVARVDLAVRPAGATGFTAAGVARSVVAHRTDDPELSSRTDARIAHYRGQAELRRAVLAGGEAHGRGDRGGTEAAWGRAVALATRLGNHRVLARLLRLVEVVGGPEDGVVRVRDGLATEDLLSVAVGSTLSGTWSESVAGSVTGPAAARSGGVIGPDVVGLGATGLGATGPGATGPGVACPRCALRWPTGSAYCGGCGGPLPA, translated from the coding sequence GTGGAGACCAGGGACACCGTGGAGAGCGTGGCGCACCGGACCGACTTCGACCTGCTGGTCAGCCAGAACCCGTACCTGTCGCCGGCGGACCGGGAGGTGCACGCCGCGCTCGTGGTGACGGCGCGCGGTCGGGTGGCCCCCGGCGCCGAACCCGAGGTGGCGCAGGTGATCCTGGTCGACTGCTCGGGTTCGATGTCCAAACCGGACACCAAGATGCGCGCGGCCCGGCGGGCCACCAAGGCCGCTGTCGGCGCGTTGCGCGACGGCGCGCTGTTCGCCGTGGTCGAGGGGACGGAGCGGGCCCGCCAGGTGTTCCCCGAGCGGGGCCTGGCCGTGGCCGGCCCGCGCACCCGGCGGGCCGCGGCGGACGCGGTGGACCGCCTGGCCGCCGCGGGTGGCACGGACATCGGGTCCTGGCTGGCCCTGGCGGGGCGGCTGCTGCGCGACCACCCCACCGCGGTGCGGCACGTCATCCTGCTCACCGACGGGCGGAACAGCCGGCCCGCGGCCGAGCTGGACGCGGTGCTGGCGGAGTTCGGCCCGGAGTTCACCTGCGACGCGCGCGGCATCGGCGCGGACTGGCTGCCCACCGAGCTGCTGCGCGTCGCCGAGGCGCTGCACGGCACGGCCGACGCCGTCCGCGCGCCCGCCGACCTGGTCGCGGACTTCACCGCCATGACCCGGGCCGCCATGGGCAAGCTGGTGCCGGAGCTGCGCGTGCTGGTCCGGACGACGGCCGCGAGCCGCCTGGACTTCCTGCGGCAGATCCACCCCTCCGAGGCCGACCTGCGCGGCGAGCCCGTCGACGAGCGGACCACCGCGTTCACCACCGGCTCCTGGGGCGCGGAGAGCCGCGAGTACCACCTGCGGCTCTCGGTCGACCCCGCCGCCCTGCCGCGCGACGGCGAGGTCCGCGTCGCGCGCGTCGACCTGGCGGTGCGCCCGGCGGGCGCCACCGGGTTCACCGCGGCGGGCGTCGCGCGGTCGGTGGTGGCGCACCGCACCGACGACCCGGAGCTCTCCAGTCGCACCGACGCGAGGATCGCGCACTACCGCGGGCAGGCCGAGCTGCGCCGGGCGGTGCTGGCGGGCGGCGAGGCGCACGGCCGGGGCGACCGGGGCGGTACCGAGGCGGCCTGGGGCCGCGCGGTCGCGCTGGCGACCCGGCTGGGCAACCACAGGGTGCTGGCCCGGCTGCTGCGCCTGGTCGAGGTGGTCGGCGGGCCGGAGGACGGCGTGGTCCGGGTCAGGGACGGCCTCGCCACCGAGGACCTGCTGTCCGTCGCCGTGGGGTCGACGCTGTCCGGCACCTGGTCGGAGTCGGTCGCAGGGTCGGTCACAGGGCCGGCTGCGGCGCGGTCGGGCGGGGTGATCGGCCCTGACGTGGTCGGTCTCGGGGCGACCGGTCTCGGGGCGACCGGCCCGGGAGCGACCGGCCCCGGCGTGGCCTGCCCGAGGTGCGCGCTGCGGTGGCCGACCGGTTCCGCGTACTGCGGCGGGTGCGGCGGTCCGCTCCCGGCGTGA
- a CDS encoding TetR/AcrR family transcriptional regulator, translated as MTAPRRSDARRNRAAIMKVVGSSVVHGLRVPSAPRIAHLTGLGQATVYRHFPDRRSLLLAVTEERLDVLRRAAKRGAGDPGAFHALLRAVMVEQVTMRPTVEELRRLPAADRRDWLRRLLDALRGPFALARAAGHLRCHVELDDVAVVLTMLQAAVESAPTPDAARRAIPVLLDGLFNRRGQEGSGETSPAAIGNASRAASTSPASSPSGRASGAVCQA; from the coding sequence ATGACCGCTCCGCGCCGCAGCGACGCCCGGCGGAACCGGGCCGCCATCATGAAGGTGGTGGGCAGCTCCGTGGTCCACGGCCTGCGGGTGCCCTCCGCGCCGCGCATCGCCCACCTGACCGGCCTCGGGCAGGCCACCGTCTACCGGCACTTCCCCGACCGCCGCAGCCTGCTGCTCGCGGTGACCGAGGAGCGGTTGGACGTGCTGCGCCGGGCCGCCAAGCGCGGCGCCGGCGACCCCGGCGCGTTCCACGCGCTGCTGCGGGCGGTGATGGTCGAGCAGGTGACGATGCGGCCGACGGTCGAGGAGCTCCGCCGCCTGCCGGCCGCCGACCGGCGGGACTGGCTGCGCCGGCTGCTCGACGCGCTGCGCGGGCCGTTCGCCCTGGCCCGGGCGGCGGGGCACCTCAGGTGCCACGTCGAGTTGGACGACGTGGCGGTGGTGCTGACCATGCTCCAGGCCGCGGTCGAGTCCGCGCCGACGCCGGACGCGGCCCGGCGCGCGATCCCCGTGCTGCTGGACGGCCTGTTCAACCGCCGCGGTCAGGAGGGCAGCGGCGAGACGTCCCCCGCGGCGATCGGCAACGCCTCCCGCGCCGCGTCGACCAGCCCGGCCTCGTCCCCCTCCGGCCGGGCCTCGGGCGCGGTGTGCCAGGCGTAG
- a CDS encoding S1 family peptidase, giving the protein MTSGSGSRQVPAGPHAPAARERWRVRVRRGWDGPVLGAGVLVGPEHVLTCAHVVAGVEDPVVDAVEVPGSPSCRARLVDGMCVPEADGPSGDVALLRLDAPRPEEHVAVLRRMAVTRDRPVHAQGFPQGLDHGVWTRLTLFGHSGAEWLQMNLRSATEQQVRVGYSGAGVTDDATGDVLGLVVARYGAGEAALSWMIPVDAIAAHLPVLAGRVVGDTGIDPLFTDVAAAPAGDVGWVLDWLRHRGRGAAVLVALGEELAAVRQAVAAADRGGGVDLALDVRGRGVEEVARRIVDRAGLPTSEVERPSERLRADAPPVTVVLDGVDEAEEPVALVDDVTRVVLGGGGRIVLGFRREGSAGASAAAALVAGVVGTRLAALARRVDALPDGTDLQLRLLVLRQAAERDPVLAARWLDEFEGGVERAERRARRERAVEDDRGLLEASRAMANDAGLEEDLGLAEPYRRAVAALGADPVDPRAVHAAVTAYRDAVRSAREAERGREGEEDR; this is encoded by the coding sequence GTGACGAGCGGATCGGGGTCGCGGCAGGTGCCCGCCGGCCCGCACGCCCCCGCGGCGCGCGAGAGGTGGCGGGTGCGCGTCCGGCGGGGGTGGGACGGGCCGGTGCTGGGCGCGGGGGTCCTGGTGGGTCCCGAGCACGTGCTGACCTGCGCGCACGTGGTGGCCGGGGTGGAGGACCCCGTCGTCGACGCGGTGGAGGTCCCCGGCTCGCCGAGCTGCCGGGCCCGGCTGGTCGACGGGATGTGCGTACCCGAGGCGGACGGCCCGTCCGGGGACGTCGCGCTGCTCCGGCTGGACGCGCCGCGGCCCGAGGAGCACGTGGCCGTGCTGCGGCGCATGGCGGTCACCCGCGACCGGCCGGTGCACGCGCAGGGCTTCCCGCAGGGGCTGGACCACGGCGTGTGGACCAGGCTGACGCTGTTCGGGCACTCCGGGGCCGAGTGGTTGCAGATGAACCTGCGCTCCGCGACCGAGCAGCAGGTGCGCGTGGGCTACAGCGGGGCGGGCGTCACCGACGACGCGACCGGCGACGTGCTGGGCCTCGTGGTCGCCCGGTACGGCGCGGGCGAGGCGGCCCTGTCCTGGATGATCCCGGTGGACGCGATCGCCGCGCACCTGCCGGTCCTGGCCGGCCGGGTCGTCGGCGACACCGGCATCGACCCCCTCTTCACCGACGTCGCCGCGGCTCCGGCGGGTGACGTGGGGTGGGTGCTGGACTGGCTGCGCCACCGCGGTCGCGGCGCGGCCGTGCTGGTGGCGCTGGGGGAGGAACTGGCCGCGGTGCGGCAGGCGGTGGCGGCGGCCGACCGCGGGGGTGGCGTCGACCTGGCACTCGACGTGCGTGGGCGCGGCGTGGAGGAGGTGGCGCGGCGCATCGTGGACCGCGCGGGGCTGCCCACCTCGGAGGTGGAGCGGCCGAGCGAGCGGCTGCGCGCCGACGCGCCGCCCGTGACGGTCGTGCTGGACGGCGTCGACGAGGCGGAGGAGCCCGTCGCGCTGGTGGACGACGTGACCCGGGTGGTCCTCGGCGGTGGCGGCCGGATCGTGCTGGGGTTCCGGCGGGAGGGCTCGGCGGGGGCGTCCGCGGCCGCCGCGCTGGTCGCCGGGGTCGTCGGGACGCGGCTGGCGGCGCTCGCCCGGCGCGTCGACGCGCTGCCCGACGGCACGGACCTGCAACTGCGGCTCCTGGTGCTGCGCCAGGCGGCCGAGCGGGACCCGGTGCTCGCCGCCCGGTGGCTGGACGAGTTCGAGGGCGGTGTGGAGCGGGCCGAGCGGCGGGCGCGCCGGGAGCGGGCGGTGGAGGACGACCGCGGGTTGCTGGAGGCGTCGCGGGCGATGGCCAACGACGCCGGGTTGGAGGAGGACCTGGGGCTCGCCGAGCCGTACCGGCGGGCCGTGGCGGCGCTGGGGGCCGATCCCGTGGACCCCCGTGCGGTGCACGCCGCGGTCACCGCGTACCGGGACGCGGTGCGGTCGGCGCGTGAGGCGGAGCGAGGTCGCGAGGGGGAGGAGGACCGATGA
- a CDS encoding 3-deoxy-7-phosphoheptulonate synthase, with product MPDQDTLPTPAEAGPPLPAPVAEAVARHRESVTAVLTRRDPRLLVVVGPCSVHDPAAALDYAHLLAGAADRLADDLVVVLRAYLEKPRTVSGWTGLLPDPTLDGKGDVATGVRLGRSFLLEAAATGLPLAYEFVDPLVAHYAADVVSWGAVGARTVASQPHRHLASWLPMPVGMKNCVSGDIGTAVDAVRAAGLPHAFPGIAADGRLTTLRSTGNPDAHLVLRGGRKPNHGAADVAASLAALTAAGLPPRVVVDASHGNSGKDHDRQPAVLEDLAAQVADGNRGLVGVMVESYLADGRQDLGAGPPRPDLSVTDACLGWERTVPLLEVLARAARRRRSSL from the coding sequence ATGCCTGACCAGGACACCCTGCCCACGCCCGCCGAGGCCGGACCCCCGCTGCCCGCGCCCGTGGCGGAGGCGGTGGCGCGGCACCGCGAGTCGGTCACCGCCGTGCTCACCCGCCGCGACCCCCGGCTGCTGGTGGTGGTCGGCCCCTGCTCGGTGCACGACCCGGCCGCGGCCCTGGACTACGCGCACCTGCTCGCGGGCGCGGCCGACCGCCTGGCCGACGACCTGGTCGTGGTGCTGCGCGCCTACCTGGAGAAGCCGCGCACGGTCTCGGGCTGGACCGGCCTGCTGCCCGACCCCACCCTCGACGGCAAGGGCGACGTCGCGACCGGGGTGCGGCTGGGCCGGTCGTTCCTGCTGGAGGCGGCGGCCACCGGCCTGCCGCTGGCCTACGAGTTCGTCGACCCGCTGGTGGCCCACTACGCGGCCGACGTGGTGTCGTGGGGCGCGGTGGGCGCCCGCACGGTCGCCAGCCAGCCGCACCGCCACCTGGCGTCCTGGCTGCCCATGCCGGTCGGGATGAAGAACTGCGTGTCCGGCGACATCGGCACCGCGGTCGACGCGGTGCGCGCCGCCGGCCTGCCGCACGCGTTCCCCGGCATCGCCGCGGACGGGCGGCTGACCACGTTGCGCAGCACCGGCAACCCCGACGCGCACCTGGTCCTGCGCGGCGGCCGGAAGCCGAACCACGGCGCGGCCGACGTCGCCGCCTCCCTGGCCGCGCTGACCGCGGCGGGCCTGCCGCCCCGGGTGGTGGTCGACGCCTCGCACGGCAACAGCGGCAAGGACCACGACCGGCAGCCGGCCGTGCTGGAGGACCTGGCGGCCCAGGTCGCCGACGGCAACCGCGGGCTGGTCGGCGTGATGGTCGAGTCCTACCTGGCCGACGGCAGGCAGGACCTCGGCGCCGGCCCGCCGCGCCCGGACCTCAGCGTCACCGACGCCTGCCTGGGCTGGGAGCGCACGGTGCCGCTGCTGGAGGTCCTGGCCCGCGCCGCGCGGCGCCGCCGTTCGTCCCTTTAG